In Zhaonella formicivorans, one DNA window encodes the following:
- a CDS encoding GntR family transcriptional regulator, producing MNQRLSPVKLENYKPLREIVFETMREAIISGQLKPGERLMEVQLAEEMGVSRTPVREAIRKLELEGFVVMVPRKGAYVADISTKDIADVFEIRAALEALAAGLAAERITDEELEELQRILVKVSKSAESHDLENLIQVDTEFHDVLYKASRNERLVQIISNLREQIQRFRSTTLAAPGRMKDALEEHKKIVDAISERNVALAAQLAQEHIENAENSMLEAIRKITES from the coding sequence ATGAACCAACGTTTATCGCCTGTGAAACTGGAGAATTACAAGCCTTTACGTGAAATTGTTTTTGAAACCATGCGGGAGGCCATAATTTCCGGCCAGCTGAAACCGGGTGAACGACTGATGGAAGTGCAGCTGGCGGAAGAAATGGGTGTAAGCCGTACGCCAGTCCGGGAAGCTATTCGCAAACTTGAATTGGAAGGCTTTGTGGTGATGGTGCCCCGCAAGGGTGCTTATGTGGCAGATATTTCCACTAAAGACATTGCCGATGTTTTTGAAATCAGGGCAGCCTTGGAAGCTCTTGCCGCGGGGCTCGCTGCCGAGCGAATCACCGATGAAGAGTTGGAAGAACTGCAGCGCATTCTGGTCAAAGTGAGTAAAAGCGCGGAAAGCCATGACTTAGAGAACTTGATTCAGGTAGATACGGAATTTCATGACGTGCTGTACAAGGCAAGCAGGAATGAAAGGCTGGTACAAATTATTTCCAATTTACGGGAACAGATTCAAAGATTTCGTTCCACCACATTAGCTGCACCGGGTAGAATGAAGGATGCTCTGGAAGAACATAAAAAGATAGTTGATGCAATATCGGAGCGCAACGTTGCTTTGGCGGCACAATTAGCGCAAGAGCATATTGAAAATGCGGAAAACAGCATGCTGGAAGCTATCCGTAAAATCACCGAAAGTTAA
- the purR gene encoding pur operon repressor produces the protein MRRSERIAIITKILSTNPRTHFSLNYFAGLLDAAKSTISEDLTLVRDTFQEYGLGQVVTIPGAAGGVKFLPLLSLSKIASLLEEMSERLAEQERIIPGGYLYMTDLIFNPKHAGEIGEIFATVFKEIEPDYVVTIETKGIPLAMSTARAFNVPLVIIRDDSKVTEGSAVSINYVSGSTRRIRTMALARRSMATGSKVLLIDDFMKAGGTARGMLELMAEFKAEVLGMGVLVSTTEPKEKLVDNYLALLELEALDEKEKRISIKPGKWLYNFTG, from the coding sequence ATGCGCAGGAGTGAGCGAATTGCCATTATTACGAAAATCTTAAGCACTAACCCTCGCACTCATTTTTCTCTGAATTATTTTGCCGGGCTCCTGGATGCAGCAAAATCAACTATAAGTGAAGATTTGACCTTAGTCAGGGATACTTTTCAGGAATACGGTTTGGGACAAGTAGTTACAATTCCGGGGGCTGCAGGTGGCGTAAAATTTCTGCCGCTCCTTAGCCTGTCTAAGATTGCTTCCCTCCTGGAAGAGATGTCTGAACGACTGGCAGAACAGGAAAGGATAATCCCCGGTGGTTACTTGTACATGACCGACCTTATTTTTAACCCTAAGCATGCCGGCGAAATTGGTGAAATTTTCGCTACCGTTTTTAAGGAAATAGAACCTGATTATGTGGTCACAATAGAAACAAAGGGAATTCCCCTGGCTATGTCAACGGCCCGGGCTTTCAACGTGCCCCTGGTAATCATCCGGGATGACAGCAAAGTTACAGAAGGCTCTGCAGTCAGCATCAACTATGTCTCGGGCTCAACCAGGCGCATCCGTACCATGGCCCTGGCCCGCCGATCCATGGCAACCGGCTCCAAAGTGCTTTTAATTGATGATTTTATGAAGGCAGGAGGCACTGCCCGGGGAATGCTGGAATTGATGGCTGAATTTAAGGCGGAAGTGCTTGGGATGGGAGTACTGGTTAGCACTACCGAACCAAAGGAAAAGCTTGTGGATAACTACCTGGCTCTTTTAGAGCTGGAAGCGTTGGATGAAAAAGAAAAGAGGATTTCAATCAAACCCGGCAAATGGCTGTATAACTTTACTGGCTAG
- the cphA gene encoding cyanophycin synthetase, protein MEIKSLRAIESMNIYCYRPVIVLLLDLAEFSQCYTSDLKDFSRRLLKILPGLAEHHCSRGKPGGFVERLTEGTLLGHVVEHVALELQHLAGSNVVYGRTRWLADPGLYEVVYEFEVKEGGLLAATQAVSLVKAILNEQPWGLEDELEELRRVIARHALGPSTKAILAACKKRNIPVMRLGSGSLLQLGYGAKQKRVQATLTVNTSCIAVDIAGDKTLTKELLAEAGIPVPLGNIAETLEDALGEAKKINGPVVIKPYNGNQGKGVSLNLRTPQEITTAFQLAKNYSEKMLVEEYVEGKHYRVLVVGKEVVAVAERIPAIVVGDGKHNIRELIYLINQDPMRGYGHEKPLTRITIDPQLILVLTKNGLSLDYVPKQGEKVTLRENANLSTGGVAVDVTDQIHYKNVSLVLRAVQTIGLDVAGVDLVTPDISKPIEEEGGAIIEVNAAPGIRMHHYPFRGESRDAGGAIVNSLFPQGENGRIPLAVVTGTNGKTTTTRLLGWMLRNSGHTVGLATTSGVYINDECIIKGDTTGPKSAQAVLRDNRVTAAVLETARGGIVRGGLGYDWADVAVITNISEDHLGQDGIDTLKDLAHVKSLVLEALPKEGHAVLNADDPHVVDLVGRVRSQVIYFSQKAENVIVRRHLGVGGTAAFVVGGQVVVAKGNEVKKLLAVKEIALTRGGQVAHNLENVLAAVGAAIALGIGLGEIINTLRFFGMDRRHNPGRLEVYETKGITVVVDYGHNPAGFEQVFRWVKRLNKKAIRAVLGVPGDRSDDIILKAGAVAGSFCHWAYLKEDKDLRGRQPGEVAELLRQGVLAGSGGKLKNVVVECDEVTAFKRALDDAQPGEVVLIFYEHLEPVLECLRAWAGEKVEQLPCLAAVAE, encoded by the coding sequence ATGGAAATTAAATCCCTACGGGCTATTGAGTCAATGAACATCTATTGCTATCGCCCCGTAATCGTACTATTGTTGGATTTAGCGGAATTCAGCCAATGTTACACCAGTGACTTAAAAGATTTTAGCAGGCGCTTACTTAAAATTTTACCCGGCTTGGCAGAGCATCATTGCTCCAGGGGAAAACCGGGGGGATTTGTGGAGAGACTCACCGAAGGCACATTGCTGGGGCATGTGGTTGAACACGTGGCCTTAGAGCTGCAGCACCTGGCGGGTTCCAATGTGGTTTACGGCAGAACCAGGTGGCTGGCTGACCCGGGCCTTTATGAAGTGGTCTACGAGTTTGAGGTAAAAGAGGGCGGACTCCTAGCTGCCACCCAAGCGGTAAGCTTGGTCAAAGCCATCTTAAATGAACAGCCCTGGGGGTTGGAGGATGAGCTGGAAGAACTGCGCCGCGTTATAGCCCGGCATGCTTTGGGCCCCAGTACAAAGGCTATCCTTGCGGCGTGCAAAAAAAGAAATATTCCGGTTATGCGCCTTGGTTCCGGGAGCCTCTTACAGCTGGGGTATGGAGCTAAACAAAAAAGAGTACAAGCTACGCTCACCGTAAATACCTCCTGTATTGCCGTAGATATTGCCGGCGATAAAACGCTGACTAAAGAGCTGTTGGCGGAGGCAGGTATTCCTGTTCCCCTGGGAAATATAGCCGAAACATTGGAAGATGCCCTGGGGGAAGCAAAAAAAATCAATGGGCCGGTAGTAATTAAGCCCTACAACGGCAATCAGGGGAAAGGCGTTTCTTTAAACCTGCGGACCCCTCAGGAAATAACCACGGCTTTCCAATTAGCCAAAAACTACAGCGAAAAAATGCTGGTAGAGGAGTATGTGGAAGGCAAACATTACCGGGTGTTGGTGGTAGGGAAGGAAGTAGTGGCCGTAGCGGAGCGGATCCCGGCCATTGTAGTTGGTGATGGTAAGCATAACATTCGGGAGCTGATTTATCTCATCAATCAGGATCCTATGCGGGGATATGGTCATGAAAAACCCTTGACCAGAATTACTATCGATCCGCAGTTGATTCTTGTATTAACTAAAAACGGGTTGAGTCTCGATTATGTTCCTAAACAAGGGGAAAAAGTAACCCTGCGGGAAAATGCTAATCTCTCCACCGGTGGGGTAGCTGTAGATGTCACCGATCAAATCCACTACAAAAATGTCAGCCTGGTGCTCAGGGCTGTGCAAACCATAGGTTTGGATGTGGCAGGGGTTGATTTGGTAACACCCGATATCTCCAAACCAATAGAAGAGGAGGGTGGAGCAATTATTGAAGTTAACGCTGCGCCCGGGATCAGGATGCACCACTACCCGTTCCGCGGGGAGTCAAGGGATGCTGGAGGAGCTATAGTAAACTCCCTTTTTCCCCAAGGTGAAAACGGCAGAATACCGCTGGCTGTTGTTACCGGGACCAATGGCAAGACCACAACAACCAGGTTATTAGGTTGGATGCTTAGAAACAGCGGTCACACAGTGGGGTTGGCCACGACTTCCGGCGTTTACATCAATGATGAATGCATTATCAAAGGGGATACCACGGGCCCTAAAAGCGCTCAGGCGGTGCTGCGTGATAATAGGGTGACGGCTGCCGTTTTGGAAACAGCCAGAGGAGGCATTGTGCGGGGCGGCCTTGGTTACGACTGGGCCGATGTGGCGGTCATTACCAACATCTCAGAAGACCATTTGGGGCAAGACGGAATAGACACTCTGAAGGACTTGGCCCACGTTAAGTCCTTGGTGCTGGAGGCTTTGCCCAAGGAAGGTCATGCCGTTTTGAATGCGGATGATCCTCACGTGGTGGACCTGGTGGGTAGGGTACGCAGTCAAGTCATCTATTTTAGCCAAAAAGCGGAAAATGTGATTGTGAGAAGGCACTTGGGCGTAGGCGGGACTGCTGCTTTTGTAGTCGGCGGCCAGGTGGTGGTTGCTAAAGGTAATGAGGTCAAAAAACTGCTGGCTGTCAAAGAAATTGCCTTAACCAGGGGAGGACAGGTTGCGCATAATTTGGAGAATGTCTTGGCTGCTGTAGGGGCGGCCATTGCTTTGGGCATTGGTTTAGGGGAGATAATAAACACTTTAAGATTTTTTGGCATGGATCGCAGGCACAACCCTGGCCGCTTAGAAGTATACGAAACCAAGGGAATTACAGTGGTTGTCGATTACGGGCATAACCCGGCGGGATTTGAACAAGTTTTCCGTTGGGTAAAACGCCTAAATAAAAAGGCTATTCGGGCCGTACTTGGGGTCCCCGGCGACCGCTCCGATGATATTATTCTCAAAGCAGGAGCTGTGGCCGGAAGCTTTTGTCACTGGGCTTATCTTAAAGAAGACAAAGACCTGCGGGGCAGGCAGCCGGGGGAGGTGGCTGAACTCTTGCGTCAGGGAGTTTTGGCAGGAAGCGGCGGCAAATTGAAAAACGTGGTGGTGGAATGTGACGAAGTAACAGCATTTAAAAGGGCCCTGGATGATGCACAGCCGGGAGAAGTTGTGCTGATCTTCTATGAACACCTGGAACCGGTTTTGGAGTGCCTAAGAGCCTGGGCCGGGGAAAAAGTTGAACAATTGCCCTGTTTGGCGGCAGTCGCTGAATAG
- the phoU gene encoding phosphate signaling complex protein PhoU gives MGTIRQNFTNALKTLQNDILRMGGLVEEAIANAVRSLAKRDVTLANRVIEGDALIDRLELEIESKCMMLIATQQPLATDLRRIGAGFKIITDLERMADYAEDIAEITTRIAHEPLIKPLIDIPKMAEITQGMVRDSLDAFVREDVSLVYEMAKRDDLVDSLHRQVFEELQVYMSRDPNTIFQATYLLFVSRYLERIADHATNIGERVIYLVTGERVDLNS, from the coding sequence ATGGGCACAATTAGGCAAAATTTCACCAATGCATTGAAAACGCTGCAAAACGATATTTTACGCATGGGTGGTTTAGTGGAGGAGGCCATCGCCAACGCAGTCCGGTCCCTGGCTAAAAGAGATGTTACCCTGGCAAACCGAGTGATCGAGGGTGACGCTTTGATTGACCGCTTGGAGTTGGAAATTGAAAGCAAATGCATGATGTTGATCGCAACTCAACAGCCCCTTGCTACTGATCTGCGCAGAATAGGTGCCGGCTTTAAAATCATTACCGACTTGGAACGGATGGCTGATTATGCGGAAGATATAGCGGAAATAACGACCAGGATTGCTCATGAACCGTTAATTAAGCCTTTAATTGATATTCCCAAAATGGCTGAGATTACCCAGGGTATGGTTCGGGACAGTTTGGATGCTTTCGTCAGGGAGGATGTCAGCCTGGTCTACGAAATGGCAAAAAGAGATGACCTGGTCGACTCGTTGCATCGCCAGGTCTTTGAGGAACTGCAAGTATACATGTCCAGAGATCCCAACACCATCTTCCAGGCCACATACCTGCTCTTTGTCAGCCGCTATCTGGAGAGAATAGCCGATCATGCCACCAATATCGGTGAGCGGGTTATCTACCTGGTTACCGGGGAAAGGGTGGATTTAAATAGTTAA
- a CDS encoding homocysteine S-methyltransferase family protein produces MPTWEEFLGRIIIFDGAMGTMLQAAGLDLGRCPELWNLERPEIIQDIHRAYVEAGAMVVETNSFGGNTIKLKEYGLADKTQMINRKAAELAKEAVGGKALVAGSVGPTGLLMEPYGTATFDDLYTAFFEQIRGLATGGADLICIETMSDLGEMRAALIAAKAACKLPVICTMTFEQGGSTIMGISPETAAYVLASLGADAIGANCSTGPEELLPVIKRMAQASSLPLIVQPNAGLPVMREGRVCYDQTPSSMAGFAPKFVEAGVQILGGCCGTTPEHIAAIARAASGLTPGIREIKAKTVLVGRRKPVIIDESPVPVVIGSRTGSPFRENLTAASTLEQVEAVVRDASLQVEAGAQIVDINVLFGGKEEPETMRQAVLQLQSTLDVPVAIDSANPEVVLAGLKTAKGKALLSAVTGEESNLSQLLPLAKKYGAAVLATAVDSGVRAQNAAADRTKIAEKIVQRAKGWGINRSELIIDCLAGWFTRELPEKELTEVNAFLKGQLGVKTCLRLPFSLQSSLPKIDEEFLHGLRRQGVDMILKEF; encoded by the coding sequence ATGCCGACATGGGAAGAATTCTTAGGAAGAATTATCATTTTTGACGGTGCTATGGGCACCATGCTGCAGGCCGCGGGTCTGGATTTGGGTAGATGTCCCGAACTGTGGAATCTGGAAAGACCGGAAATAATTCAGGATATCCACCGGGCCTACGTGGAGGCAGGGGCTATGGTAGTAGAAACAAACAGCTTCGGTGGAAATACCATTAAACTCAAGGAATACGGCTTGGCAGACAAGACCCAGATGATTAATAGAAAGGCTGCGGAGCTGGCCAAAGAAGCCGTAGGGGGGAAGGCGCTGGTTGCAGGCTCCGTTGGCCCCACAGGCTTATTAATGGAACCCTATGGCACTGCTACTTTTGATGATTTGTATACAGCCTTTTTTGAGCAGATCCGCGGCTTGGCCACAGGCGGGGCTGACCTGATCTGCATTGAAACAATGTCTGATTTAGGGGAAATGCGGGCCGCTTTAATTGCAGCCAAGGCTGCCTGTAAGCTGCCTGTAATTTGTACCATGACTTTCGAGCAGGGCGGCAGCACCATCATGGGCATAAGCCCGGAAACGGCCGCTTATGTGCTCGCTTCTTTGGGAGCTGATGCTATAGGGGCTAACTGTTCTACCGGGCCGGAAGAATTGCTGCCGGTAATTAAACGCATGGCCCAAGCCAGCAGCCTGCCACTGATTGTCCAGCCTAACGCAGGTTTGCCTGTAATGCGGGAAGGCCGGGTCTGTTATGACCAAACCCCATCAAGCATGGCCGGTTTCGCCCCTAAATTTGTTGAAGCCGGGGTGCAGATTCTAGGCGGTTGCTGCGGCACCACCCCTGAGCATATTGCGGCTATTGCCCGGGCCGCTTCAGGTCTAACGCCCGGCATCAGGGAGATTAAAGCCAAGACGGTCTTAGTGGGAAGGCGGAAGCCGGTTATTATAGATGAATCCCCGGTGCCGGTGGTGATCGGCAGCAGAACCGGTAGTCCGTTTAGGGAGAATTTAACTGCTGCTTCCACTCTCGAACAAGTGGAAGCCGTTGTGCGGGATGCGTCACTGCAGGTGGAAGCAGGCGCTCAGATAGTAGATATCAATGTGCTTTTCGGTGGCAAGGAAGAACCGGAAACAATGCGGCAGGCGGTCCTCCAGCTGCAAAGTACCCTTGATGTGCCTGTGGCAATTGATTCCGCTAACCCTGAAGTCGTCCTGGCAGGGTTGAAGACGGCAAAAGGCAAAGCCCTCTTAAGTGCGGTCACGGGTGAAGAGAGCAACCTATCCCAGCTTTTACCTTTGGCAAAAAAATACGGCGCTGCCGTTTTGGCTACCGCCGTTGACTCCGGTGTGCGGGCTCAAAATGCTGCGGCAGACAGGACAAAAATAGCTGAAAAAATCGTGCAGAGAGCTAAAGGATGGGGCATAAACCGGAGTGAGTTAATTATCGACTGCCTGGCCGGCTGGTTTACCCGTGAACTGCCGGAAAAGGAGCTGACCGAGGTAAATGCTTTCTTGAAGGGGCAGCTGGGGGTTAAAACCTGTTTACGTCTCCCTTTTTCACTCCAGTCTTCCCTGCCCAAAATAGATGAAGAATTTTTACATGGCCTGCGCCGACAGGGTGTTGACATGATACTCAAGGAATTTTAA
- a CDS encoding late competence development ComFB family protein has translation MAQAKVFLKNYMEDVVWNFLDDLLSKYPEVCRCETCRYDIVALALNELPPKYVVREQGELYSRIKTLEAQYRIDVYTALARAIMLVKDNPRHANEN, from the coding sequence TTGGCTCAAGCTAAGGTTTTCTTAAAGAACTATATGGAAGACGTGGTCTGGAACTTTTTAGACGATCTTTTGAGCAAGTACCCGGAAGTATGCCGCTGTGAAACGTGCCGCTATGACATCGTTGCACTGGCCTTAAATGAGTTGCCACCCAAATATGTGGTCCGGGAGCAAGGCGAGCTTTACTCCCGGATCAAAACTCTGGAAGCACAGTACCGGATTGATGTCTACACAGCTTTAGCTAGGGCAATAATGCTTGTGAAAGACAACCCGCGCCATGCTAACGAAAATTAA
- a CDS encoding nucleotidyltransferase family protein, producing the protein MKTDAIVLAGSPNQGRLRECSPVANEALIPIGNRFMVEYVVTALLNSQSIEQIVIVGPVDELLPIYCGQPRVILTEAGKTVLESLQNGVAKLQTPGHVLIATCDIPLLKAEAVDAFLDKCGDLEADLYYPIVSKEINEKYYPGVKRTYVTFKEGTFTGGNLFLFNLEVLPRCAAKGEELVKLRKSPLALSKQIGFLFIVKFLCKLLTLKETEMRFSQLLGLKGKAVILEYPEVGIDVDKPSDLELARKVLA; encoded by the coding sequence ATGAAGACCGATGCCATAGTGTTAGCCGGAAGTCCAAATCAAGGCCGTTTGCGGGAATGCAGTCCGGTGGCCAATGAAGCTCTTATCCCAATTGGCAATCGCTTTATGGTAGAATATGTTGTTACAGCTTTGCTTAACTCACAAAGTATTGAGCAAATTGTCATCGTGGGACCGGTAGACGAACTATTGCCAATATATTGCGGACAGCCCCGGGTTATTTTGACTGAAGCAGGAAAAACGGTGCTGGAAAGCTTGCAAAACGGAGTGGCTAAGCTACAGACCCCGGGACATGTTTTGATTGCAACTTGCGATATCCCCTTATTGAAAGCGGAGGCGGTAGACGCTTTCTTAGACAAGTGCGGCGATTTGGAGGCGGACCTGTATTACCCTATAGTGTCCAAGGAAATTAATGAAAAATACTACCCCGGGGTTAAACGTACATATGTTACTTTTAAAGAAGGAACTTTTACCGGAGGAAACCTTTTTCTGTTTAACCTGGAAGTGCTCCCCCGATGTGCGGCTAAAGGTGAAGAATTGGTCAAGCTGCGCAAAAGTCCGCTGGCCTTAAGCAAACAAATTGGCTTCTTATTTATAGTTAAATTTTTATGCAAATTACTTACCCTTAAAGAAACGGAAATGCGGTTTTCTCAGTTGCTTGGCCTAAAAGGCAAAGCAGTTATTTTAGAATACCCGGAAGTGGGTATTGATGTAGATAAGCCCAGCGATTTGGAACTGGCAAGAAAGGTATTGGCATAG
- the spoVG gene encoding septation regulator SpoVG: MNITDVRIRKISQEGKMKAVVSVTFDDAFVVHDVKVVEGQNGLFVAMPSRKTPEGEYRDIAHPISSDARGIIQSAVLKAYEEAI; the protein is encoded by the coding sequence TTGAACATTACAGATGTGCGCATTAGAAAAATCAGCCAGGAAGGCAAAATGAAAGCAGTGGTATCGGTAACTTTTGATGATGCGTTTGTAGTACATGACGTAAAAGTTGTTGAGGGACAAAATGGACTTTTTGTGGCTATGCCGAGCAGGAAGACACCCGAGGGAGAGTATAGGGACATTGCCCATCCCATCTCGTCTGATGCCAGGGGTATTATCCAGTCGGCTGTTTTAAAAGCTTACGAAGAAGCCATTTAA
- a CDS encoding cyanophycinase encodes MGDKVQGTLVIIGGAEDKTGRCEILRKVVELAGGEEARLVIMTAATEKPEAVGEDYRRIFKKLRVKEIEILNISSRTEANQNRYVQIIQNSTGIFFTGGDQLRITSLLGGTAVYQALQEAYLRGIVIAGTSAGASAMSETMIVEGDSDEAPKKNTLKMAPGMGLIAEVVVDQHFAQRGRIGRLLSAVAQNPHTLGIGIDEDTAIAVAANGLFEVYGSQTVTVVDGRQITHTNASESSPSEALALTNITLHVLPAGYRFDLNRRIPLEPSAD; translated from the coding sequence ATGGGCGACAAAGTGCAGGGGACGCTGGTTATTATCGGAGGAGCGGAAGACAAGACAGGCAGATGTGAGATCCTGAGAAAAGTGGTAGAGCTGGCAGGTGGGGAAGAAGCCCGTTTGGTCATTATGACAGCGGCTACCGAGAAGCCGGAAGCGGTAGGAGAAGATTACCGCAGGATATTTAAAAAATTAAGAGTTAAGGAAATTGAAATTCTAAACATCAGCAGTCGGACTGAGGCTAACCAAAACCGCTACGTACAAATTATTCAAAATTCTACGGGCATTTTTTTCACCGGTGGAGACCAATTGAGGATCACCAGTCTTTTGGGTGGGACTGCAGTTTATCAGGCGCTGCAGGAGGCCTATTTGCGGGGGATAGTGATTGCCGGTACAAGTGCCGGCGCTTCGGCAATGAGTGAAACCATGATAGTAGAAGGCGACAGTGATGAAGCTCCTAAAAAAAATACTTTAAAAATGGCACCTGGAATGGGTCTTATAGCCGAAGTGGTAGTAGACCAGCATTTTGCCCAACGGGGACGGATAGGAAGGTTGCTTTCAGCTGTAGCCCAAAACCCGCATACCTTAGGGATAGGCATAGATGAAGACACGGCTATCGCAGTTGCGGCCAATGGGCTGTTCGAGGTCTACGGCTCACAAACGGTGACAGTAGTGGATGGGCGGCAGATTACTCATACCAATGCTTCCGAATCCAGTCCCAGTGAGGCGCTGGCATTAACCAACATTACGCTGCATGTTTTGCCTGCGGGCTATCGTTTTGATTTAAACAGACGCATCCCGCTGGAGCCGTCGGCTGACTAA
- the ispE gene encoding 4-(cytidine 5'-diphospho)-2-C-methyl-D-erythritol kinase, which produces MEELALNAYAKINLTLDVLGTRPDGFHEVQMVMQSVALADKLYFQLAPELSLTCTDPELPVDATNLVLKSARVLQELYQVKRGATIHLEKHIPMAAGLAGGSSNAAATLWGLNILWDLRLAPGELLRIGAQLGSDIPFCLIGGTALAQGRGERLTLLPQLPKQWLVLVKPDFGVATGEIYQKWDEAKRLAQPTSPQFIAALEQGAQDKLWDSLDNHLEDVTCQLYPEVSVIKEKLLQTGAKKAVMSGSGPTVYGIMEGQEAAEQAARLLRKQYSQVFVTHTL; this is translated from the coding sequence TTGGAGGAATTAGCTCTAAACGCATACGCCAAAATCAACCTGACCTTAGATGTTTTAGGGACAAGGCCCGATGGTTTTCACGAAGTGCAGATGGTAATGCAGTCGGTTGCTTTGGCCGATAAACTTTATTTTCAGCTAGCTCCGGAATTGAGCTTAACTTGTACTGATCCGGAACTGCCGGTCGATGCAACCAATTTGGTGCTAAAAAGCGCCAGGGTTTTACAAGAGCTCTACCAGGTTAAACGAGGGGCAACTATCCATTTAGAAAAACATATTCCCATGGCTGCGGGACTGGCCGGAGGCAGCAGCAATGCTGCAGCGACCCTTTGGGGTCTGAATATCTTGTGGGATTTAAGACTTGCTCCCGGGGAACTGCTTAGGATTGGGGCCCAGTTAGGCTCCGACATCCCTTTTTGCCTAATCGGGGGAACTGCTTTGGCCCAAGGGAGGGGTGAAAGGCTGACACTGCTCCCGCAACTGCCTAAACAATGGCTGGTTTTGGTCAAGCCTGACTTTGGAGTTGCCACCGGCGAAATATATCAGAAGTGGGATGAAGCCAAAAGGTTGGCGCAGCCCACGAGCCCCCAATTTATTGCAGCTTTGGAGCAGGGGGCACAGGACAAATTATGGGACTCGTTGGATAATCATTTAGAGGATGTTACCTGCCAGTTATATCCCGAAGTGAGTGTAATTAAGGAGAAATTGCTGCAAACCGGGGCGAAAAAGGCAGTCATGAGTGGCAGTGGCCCTACTGTTTATGGCATAATGGAGGGACAGGAGGCAGCGGAGCAGGCTGCACGTTTACTTAGAAAACAATATTCTCAAGTATTCGTTACTCACACTTTGTAA